The Halalkalibacter krulwichiae genome has a segment encoding these proteins:
- the sufC gene encoding Fe-S cluster assembly ATPase SufC — protein MSVPHLKIENLHVSVEGKEILKDFNLEIKGGEFHAIMGPNGTGKSTLASAIMGHPKYEITSGSVSIDGEDVLEMEVDERAQAGLFLAMQYPSEISGITNADFLRSAINAKREEGDEISLMKFIRQLDKKMELLDMDESFSHRYLNEGFSGGEKKRNEILQLLMLEPKFAILDEIDSGLDIDALKVVSKGVNEMRSENFGCLIITHYQRLLNYITPDKVHVMMQGRIVKSGGAELAARLEAEGYDWIKAELGIEDERVEANQEA, from the coding sequence ATGTCAGTACCACATCTTAAAATTGAAAACCTACACGTATCAGTAGAAGGAAAAGAGATCTTAAAAGATTTCAACCTTGAAATAAAAGGCGGAGAGTTTCATGCAATCATGGGGCCTAACGGTACAGGGAAATCTACGTTAGCTTCTGCTATTATGGGACACCCGAAATATGAAATTACGAGCGGATCAGTATCGATCGATGGTGAAGACGTACTTGAAATGGAAGTGGACGAGCGTGCTCAAGCAGGTCTTTTCCTAGCAATGCAATACCCAAGTGAAATTAGCGGTATTACGAATGCTGATTTCTTACGTTCAGCAATCAATGCAAAGCGTGAAGAAGGAGACGAGATCTCTTTAATGAAGTTCATCCGTCAGCTAGACAAAAAAATGGAGCTTCTTGATATGGACGAGTCTTTCTCTCACCGTTACTTAAACGAAGGTTTCTCTGGTGGAGAGAAGAAGCGTAACGAAATTTTACAACTATTAATGCTTGAGCCTAAATTTGCCATCCTTGATGAGATTGACTCAGGTCTTGATATTGACGCATTGAAAGTCGTTTCTAAAGGTGTAAATGAAATGCGCAGTGAAAACTTTGGCTGCTTAATCATTACTCACTACCAACGTCTACTTAACTACATCACTCCTGATAAAGTACACGTTATGATGCAAGGTCGCATTGTGAAATCTGGTGGCGCTGAGCTTGCAGCACGTCTTGAGGCTGAAGGTTACGACTGGATTAAAGCTGAGCTTGGTATTGAAGACGAGCGTGTAGAAGCGAACCAAGAAGCGTAA
- a CDS encoding MetQ/NlpA family ABC transporter substrate-binding protein — translation MKKFLSIIGAAALSLSLVACGGAEEEAPETAGEEETGEERTSIVVGASAVPHTEVLEFVQPLLAEEGIDLEIITFQDYILPNQALRDGEIDANYFQTPGYLAMQIEENDYDFVDIGAIHAEPIGVYSRDYASLDELPEGAAIVMSDSISDHGRILPIFERAGLIELDVEEGQLATIDDISSNPKGLKFGEPQVEARMLAPSFEAGEGDAVVINTNYALEGGVDIEQYGIEFEGEDVLQPNLVVVRSEDEARPELLKLVEILQSEEVQQFIIETYDGAVIPKTN, via the coding sequence ATGAAAAAGTTTTTAAGTATCATTGGAGCAGCAGCATTATCACTTTCGTTAGTAGCGTGCGGTGGTGCTGAAGAGGAAGCACCTGAAACTGCAGGTGAAGAAGAAACAGGCGAAGAGCGTACATCAATCGTTGTAGGGGCATCAGCTGTTCCACATACAGAAGTGCTAGAGTTTGTTCAGCCTTTATTAGCTGAAGAAGGAATTGACCTTGAAATTATTACGTTCCAAGATTATATTCTGCCAAACCAAGCATTACGTGACGGAGAAATCGATGCTAACTACTTCCAAACGCCGGGATACCTAGCGATGCAAATCGAAGAGAATGATTATGATTTCGTTGATATTGGTGCGATCCATGCTGAACCAATTGGTGTTTATTCAAGAGATTATGCAAGCCTTGATGAGCTTCCGGAAGGTGCAGCGATTGTCATGAGTGATTCGATTAGTGATCACGGTCGTATTCTACCTATTTTTGAGCGTGCTGGTTTAATTGAACTTGATGTAGAAGAAGGACAATTAGCTACGATTGATGACATTTCATCTAACCCGAAAGGTCTTAAATTCGGTGAGCCACAAGTAGAAGCGAGAATGCTTGCTCCTTCGTTTGAAGCAGGTGAAGGGGACGCTGTTGTAATTAACACAAACTATGCACTTGAAGGCGGAGTTGATATCGAGCAATACGGAATTGAGTTTGAAGGTGAAGATGTTCTTCAGCCAAACTTAGTTGTTGTGCGTTCGGAAGACGAAGCTCGTCCTGAACTTTTAAAATTAGTTGAGATTCTTCAATCTGAAGAAGTCCAACAATTCATTATTGAAACTTATGATGGTGCGGTCATTCCAAAAACGAATTAA
- a CDS encoding methionine ABC transporter ATP-binding protein encodes MISLSGIRKVFQTKDGPVAAVNGIDLKIDEGEIYGIIGYSGAGKSTLIRMLNMLERPTEGDVEVAGKNLSKLNQKELRKARQEIGMIFQHFNLLWSRTVRENIAFPLEIAGVKKVERDKRVNELIELVGLKGRGESYPSQLSGGQKQRVGIARALANNPKVLLCDEATSALDPKTTDSILDLLVDINEKLGLTIILITHEMHVIRKICHKVAVMEAGQVVENGPVREVFRKPKANMTKEFVKQITEPEETVDAITQMLEDHPEGQIVQLTFVGEKAERPLITQLIRQFDIEVNIVQGKITKIQEGSYGTLFVALNGEPSEIDKAITFIRNKEVEVEVIVHD; translated from the coding sequence ATGATATCATTAAGTGGTATCCGCAAAGTGTTCCAAACGAAAGATGGCCCGGTTGCAGCCGTTAATGGAATAGATCTAAAAATTGATGAAGGCGAAATCTATGGAATAATTGGATACAGTGGTGCAGGGAAAAGTACACTTATTCGAATGTTGAATATGTTGGAGCGCCCGACAGAGGGCGATGTTGAAGTAGCTGGAAAAAACTTATCAAAGTTAAACCAAAAAGAGCTTAGAAAAGCTCGTCAAGAAATCGGCATGATTTTTCAGCATTTCAACTTACTTTGGTCACGCACGGTTCGTGAAAATATCGCTTTTCCATTAGAAATTGCTGGAGTAAAAAAAGTCGAACGAGATAAGCGTGTGAACGAATTAATTGAACTCGTTGGCTTAAAGGGTCGGGGAGAAAGTTACCCTTCACAGCTAAGTGGCGGTCAAAAGCAACGTGTTGGGATTGCTCGTGCTCTTGCTAATAATCCGAAAGTATTGCTTTGTGATGAAGCGACATCCGCACTTGATCCAAAAACGACGGATTCCATTCTTGATTTGCTTGTTGATATTAATGAAAAGCTTGGTTTAACGATTATTTTGATTACACATGAGATGCATGTCATTCGCAAGATTTGTCACAAAGTAGCCGTTATGGAAGCAGGGCAGGTTGTTGAAAATGGTCCTGTACGTGAAGTATTCCGTAAGCCTAAAGCGAATATGACAAAGGAATTTGTGAAACAAATTACTGAGCCTGAAGAAACGGTGGATGCCATTACTCAAATGCTTGAAGACCACCCTGAAGGTCAAATTGTTCAATTGACGTTTGTAGGAGAAAAAGCGGAGCGTCCATTAATTACACAATTAATTCGTCAATTCGATATAGAAGTCAATATTGTTCAAGGGAAAATCACAAAAATTCAGGAAGGTTCTTATGGGACATTGTTTGTCGCATTAAATGGAGAACCATCTGAAATTGATAAAGCGATCACTTTCATTCGGAACAAAGAGGTTGAAGTGGAGGTGATTGTCCATGATTGA
- a CDS encoding carboxymuconolactone decarboxylase family protein, protein MDQQQNSPIEQALHEYKQGLGNFTQKMPSIAKKYNAFTEACFEEGKLTQKEKQMIALGISVYSQDEYCIIYHTKGCLDQGCSEDEILETVGVTAAFGGGAAMSQAVTLVQECISELGGNGSQVQ, encoded by the coding sequence ATGGATCAACAACAAAACTCACCAATTGAACAAGCCTTACATGAATACAAACAAGGGTTAGGAAACTTCACACAAAAAATGCCGAGCATCGCGAAGAAATACAATGCATTTACAGAAGCTTGCTTTGAAGAAGGAAAGCTTACTCAAAAAGAAAAACAGATGATTGCCCTAGGGATTAGTGTGTATTCACAAGATGAGTATTGCATTATCTACCATACAAAAGGTTGCTTAGATCAAGGGTGTTCAGAAGATGAAATCCTAGAAACAGTTGGAGTAACAGCGGCATTTGGTGGGGGAGCAGCAATGAGCCAAGCTGTAACTCTCGTTCAAGAATGTATTAGTGAACTAGGTGGCAATGGTTCCCAAGTTCAATAA
- the gcvH gene encoding glycine cleavage system protein GcvH, protein MSNLPKELKYSEEHEWVKVEGEAVRIGITDFAQSELGDIVFVELPEVGDEIEADEPFGSVESVKTVSELYAPISGKVVAVNEDLDDSPEFVNESPYEKAWMIVVEPKDASEVDNLMSAEQYEEMISED, encoded by the coding sequence GTGAGTAACTTACCAAAGGAATTAAAGTATTCTGAAGAGCATGAGTGGGTAAAAGTAGAAGGAGAAGCGGTTCGTATTGGGATTACCGATTTTGCACAATCTGAGCTTGGGGATATCGTATTTGTTGAGCTACCAGAAGTAGGCGACGAAATCGAAGCGGACGAGCCATTTGGAAGTGTTGAGTCAGTTAAAACGGTTTCTGAACTTTATGCACCAATCAGCGGAAAAGTAGTTGCTGTTAATGAAGATCTTGATGATTCTCCTGAGTTCGTTAACGAGTCACCATATGAGAAAGCATGGATGATCGTAGTAGAGCCTAAAGATGCAAGTGAAGTGGACAACCTTATGTCTGCTGAACAATATGAAGAAATGATTAGCGAAGACTAA
- a CDS encoding YusG family protein, which yields MDLIKVDVTSKVKGKYEDGHMNLYMGNAKVGKVIETNQGFQHEMAEGFEFENDKIFRYENENPNQVQSYVEGCDEGWC from the coding sequence TTGGATCTGATTAAAGTTGATGTTACAAGTAAAGTTAAAGGGAAGTATGAAGATGGCCATATGAATTTATATATGGGTAACGCGAAAGTTGGTAAAGTTATTGAAACGAACCAAGGGTTTCAACATGAGATGGCGGAAGGCTTTGAATTTGAAAATGATAAGATTTTCCGCTACGAAAATGAAAATCCTAATCAAGTTCAATCGTATGTAGAAGGCTGCGATGAGGGCTGGTGCTAA
- a CDS encoding methionine ABC transporter permease, with amino-acid sequence MIDQLFGKVKWDKLWEATLETLYMTSISVAATFIIGLVLGLVLYLTSKGNLWENVFVNSVFSFIVNVFRSIPFIILIVLLIPFTRMLVGSMLGANAALPALIIGAAPFYARMVEIALREIDKGVVEASQAMGASNWDIIRKVLIPESLPALISGITVTAIALVSYTAMAGVIGAGGLGHFAYLEGFQRNNSQITLVATIVILLIVFLIQWIGDYLTNKTDKR; translated from the coding sequence ATGATTGATCAATTATTTGGAAAAGTAAAATGGGACAAGCTATGGGAAGCAACACTTGAAACGCTTTATATGACGAGTATTTCTGTTGCTGCAACGTTCATCATTGGTTTAGTTCTAGGTCTTGTATTATATTTAACAAGCAAGGGCAATCTGTGGGAAAATGTCTTCGTAAATAGCGTGTTTAGTTTCATTGTCAATGTGTTTAGATCAATTCCTTTCATTATATTAATTGTTTTATTAATTCCTTTTACGCGCATGCTTGTTGGTTCGATGCTTGGAGCAAACGCTGCACTGCCAGCTCTTATTATTGGTGCGGCACCTTTTTATGCGCGAATGGTTGAAATAGCTTTAAGAGAAATTGATAAAGGTGTTGTAGAAGCTTCACAAGCGATGGGAGCAAGCAACTGGGACATTATTCGTAAAGTGTTAATTCCTGAATCTTTGCCAGCGCTAATATCAGGAATTACGGTTACAGCTATTGCCTTAGTGAGTTATACAGCGATGGCTGGTGTTATTGGTGCTGGTGGATTGGGGCACTTTGCTTACTTAGAAGGTTTCCAACGTAACAATAGCCAAATTACGTTAGTAGCAACAATTGTCATCCTACTCATTGTCTTTTTGATTCAATGGATTGGTGATTATTTAACTAATAAAACAGACAAACGATAA
- a CDS encoding arsenate reductase family protein, which yields MAVVFYQYPKCGTCRKASKWFNEKGIEVKDIHIVENPPSKDELKSLYEKSGLELKKFFNTSGQKYRELGLKDKLKDLSEDEALELLSTDGMLIKRPITTDGETVTVGFKEEQFEETWNK from the coding sequence ATGGCTGTTGTATTTTATCAATATCCAAAATGCGGAACATGCAGAAAAGCAAGCAAATGGTTCAACGAAAAGGGCATCGAAGTCAAAGACATACATATAGTTGAAAACCCACCATCGAAGGATGAATTAAAAAGCTTATATGAAAAAAGTGGACTTGAATTGAAAAAGTTTTTTAATACAAGTGGGCAAAAGTATCGTGAGCTTGGATTAAAGGATAAGCTTAAAGATTTATCAGAAGATGAAGCGCTAGAGCTTTTATCAACTGACGGAATGTTAATAAAACGTCCGATTACAACGGATGGAGAAACAGTGACAGTAGGATTTAAAGAAGAACAATTTGAAGAAACATGGAACAAATAA